AGAGTTACTGTCATCCATAAAAAAAACGAATACCTACGCCAGTCTGGAGATAATTGTGGTTGACAATGCCAGCAAAATAAACCCGGTGCCCGGGTGGCTCGTAACGTACCCCGATATCAAATCTATCCGGTCGGATGCCAACCTTGGCTTTGCTGGTGGTAATAACCTGGGCATTAAAAATGCCACGGGCGATTACATCTTTCTGGTAAACAACGATACCGAATTTACCCCCGGCCTGCTAAATGCCCTGGTAGATACTTTGGAAACACATGATGAGGTAGGTATCGTTTCGCCCATGATAAAGTATTATAGCGATAGTGGGGTAATTCAATATGCCGGCTATACTCCCATGGATTATTACACATGCCGCAATAGTTGTATAGGGTTAAGGGAAAAAGACCAGGGCCAGTTTAATCATATTATAGGGCCAACTGCCTACTGCCATGGTGCGGCCATGATGATTAAAAAAGAGGCTATTGACAAAGCCGGACTTATGGCCGAAAACTTTTTCCTGTATTACGAAGAAGTAGACTGGTGCGAGATGATAAAAAGAGCCGGCTACGAAGCCTGGGTAAACACGGATGCGTTGATTTATCAT
The genomic region above belongs to Mucilaginibacter sp. KACC 22773 and contains:
- a CDS encoding glycosyltransferase family 2 protein, which encodes MKKVSVVTVNFNQPAVTEELLSSIKKTNTYASLEIIVVDNASKINPVPGWLVTYPDIKSIRSDANLGFAGGNNLGIKNATGDYIFLVNNDTEFTPGLLNALVDTLETHDEVGIVSPMIKYYSDSGVIQYAGYTPMDYYTCRNSCIGLREKDQGQFNHIIGPTAYCHGAAMMIKKEAIDKAGLMAENFFLYYEEVDWCEMIKRAGYEAWVNTDALIYHKESISVGKKSKLKEYFMNRNRILFTRRNAPAHKKIFFFIYFLLLVVPRNVLAYIKNKNYAFIPMLFKAVWWNLTHSKNSSNLGYPINTIA